Proteins encoded in a region of the Vitis riparia cultivar Riparia Gloire de Montpellier isolate 1030 chromosome 7, EGFV_Vit.rip_1.0, whole genome shotgun sequence genome:
- the LOC117919349 gene encoding anaphase-promoting complex subunit 8-like yields the protein MSSKDSCRNELRFAIRQLSDRCLYSAAKWAAEQLVGIEQDPAKFTPSHTRFQRGSSSIRRRFRTNEIASTPTAGVSYVSTPVLEEDEAVDGDFYLLAKSYFDCREYRRTAHVLRDQTGKKAVFLRCYALYLAGEKRKEEEMIELEGPLGKSDAVNHELVSLERELSTLRKNGTVDPFGLYLYGLVLKEKGSENLARTVLVESVNSYPWNWNAWTELQSLCTTIDILNSLNLNNHWMKDFFLASAYQELRMHNESLGKYEYLQGTFSFSNYIQAQIAKAQYSLREFEQVEIIFDELLRNDPYRVEDMDMYSNVLYAKECFSALSYLAHRVFLTDKYRPESCCIIGNYYSLKGQHEKSVVYFRRALKLNKNYLSAWTLMGHEYVEMKNTPAAVDAYRRAVDINPCDYRAWYGLGQAYEMMFMPYYALHYFRKSVFLQPNDSRLWIAMAQCYETDQLQMLEDAIKCYKRAANCNDTEAIALHQLAKLSKELKRSEEAAFYYKKDLERMEAEEREGPNMVEALLFLATYYKSQKRFEEAEIYCTRLLDYTGPEKETAKSLLRGMRKAQSGFPSMDIEHLPP from the exons ATGAGTTCAAAAGATAGTTGCAGAAACGAGCTCCGATTTGCAATTCGTCAACTAAGCGATCGTTGCCTCTACTCTGCTGCCAAATG GGCAGCAGAGCAGTTGGTGGGGATCGAGCAGGATCCGGCCAAATTCACACCATCGCACACCAGATTCCAGCGAGGTAGCTCCAGCATTCGCCGGAGATTTCGCACTAATGAGATTGCTTCCACACCAACCGCCGGCGTGTCTTACGTATCTACACCAGTGCTGGAGGAGGACGAAGCCGTAGATGGTGATTTCTACCTTTTAGCTAAGTCGTATTTTGATTGCCGGGAGTACCGTAGGACTGCTCATGTGCTTCGTGATCAGACTGGAAAGAAAGCTGTGTTCTTGCGATGTTATGCTCTTTATCTG GCTGGGGAAAAgcgcaaagaagaagaaatgatagAACTTGAGGGACCATTGGGTAAGAGTGATGCTGTGAACCATGAACTGGTTTCTCTGGAAAGGGAGTTGTCAACGCTCCGCAAAAATGGCACTGTCGATCCCTTTGGACTGTATTTATATGGACTTGTGCTCAAAGAGAAAGGCAGCGAAAATCTTGCCCGTACAGTACTAGTGGAGTCAGTGAATAGCTACCCCTGGAACTGGAATGCTTGGACAGAGCTGCAGTCTTTATGCACTACAATTGACATTTTGAATAGTCTTAATCTCAATAATCATTGGATGAAAGACTTCTTCCTTGCCAGTGCTTACCAAGAACTCAGGATGCACAATGAATCCTTGGGAAAGTATGAATATTTACAAGGCACTTTTAGTTTCAGTAACTACATTCAAGCTCAGATTGCAAAAGCCCAGTACAGTCTGAGGGAATTTGAACAAgtagaaataatatttgatgagcTTTTAAGGAATGATCCTTATCGAGTTGAAGACATGGATATGTATTCCAATGTGCTCTATGCAAAGGAATGTTTCTCTGCTTTAAGTTACCTTGCTCACAGGGTATTCTTGACTGATAAATACAGACCCGAGTCTTGTTGCATTATTGGAAACTATTATAGTTTGAAGGGGCAGCATGAGAAGTCAGTTGTGTATTTTAGAAGGGCACtcaaattgaacaaaaattaCTTATCTGCTTGGACACTCATGGGTCATGAGTATGTTGAGATGAAGAACACTCCAGCTGCTGTTGATGCCTATCGAAGGGCTGTAGATATAAATCCGTGTGATTATCGAGCCTGGTATGGGTTAGGACAAGCATATGAGATGATGTTTATGCCCTATTATGCTCTTCATTACTTCCGAAAATCAGTTTTCCTGCAGCCAAATGATTCTCGGTTGTGGATTGCCATGGCTCAGTGCTATGAAACTGACCAGCTTCAAATGCTTGAGGATGCCATCAAGTGTTACAAAAGGGCAGCAAATTGTAATGACACAGAGGCAATAGCACTGCACCAGCTAGCAAAGCTTAGTAAGGAGCTTAAGCGTTCTGAAGAAGCTGCATTTTACTACAAAAAGGATTTAGAGAGGATGGAAGCTGAAGAGAGGGAAGGGCCAAATATGGTTGAAGCTCTGCTTTTTCTTGCTACATATTACAAATCCCAGAAGAGATTTGAAGAAGCAGAGATCTATTGCACCCGTCTTCTTGATTACACTGGCCCA GAGAAAGAAACTGCAAAGAGTTTACTCCGGGGAATGAGAAAAGCACAATCTGGTTTCCCTTCTATGGATATTGAACATTTGCCCCCCTAA